The Cryobacterium sp. SO1 genomic sequence AGGACACTACGCATCTGGGCATCCTCAGTGGTAACGATGTACTCTATTTGGCCAAGGCGCGCGGGCACCGGGGCATTGAGATGGCGTCCCGGCCCGGGGCGAGGCTGCGGGCACAGAATACGGCCATGGGCAAGGTCCTGCTGGCTCAACGTAGCAATGACGAGGCCATCAGCACCTTCGATGCTGCCGCAGTGGCGACGCCCCGGTCAATCCGAGATGTTGGTGCCTTCCAGGAAGCACTGGACCAGGTGCGGGCCTCCGGTTATGCATTGGACGATCAGGAGAATGAGCTCGGCATCACGTGCGTGGGCATCGCCATCCCCGATCTGCTGGGTGAGGTCGCGGCGGCTGTGTCCATCTCATCCCCCAGCGTCTACATGAACCCGGAACGGATCCAATCTCTCGTGGCGCTGCTTCGGGATGTGCAGCCTGAGCTGAGCCGGTGCCTGCCGCCAGGATTCGAGAGGGCCTGGATCTGAGGCGAGAACCTGCCGTGCCGCGCGCCTCGACGGCGGCCATGGCCTGACTCTCGCAACCGGTGGGTCACAGTGCTCCTCGTTTCTGTGACCGGTTGGCCGCTCCATCCGCGGTCTGTTTGCGGACAGGTCGAAAA encodes the following:
- a CDS encoding IclR family transcriptional regulator, with the translated sequence MEANPAGARTLERGLSLLDHVAAGANRLEEITQASGLSRSATHRMLTSLVGARYLRQGPDHRYHLGIKLLELGAKAEAMISLPDAVQTVLADVAKTTQDTTHLGILSGNDVLYLAKARGHRGIEMASRPGARLRAQNTAMGKVLLAQRSNDEAISTFDAAAVATPRSIRDVGAFQEALDQVRASGYALDDQENELGITCVGIAIPDLLGEVAAAVSISSPSVYMNPERIQSLVALLRDVQPELSRCLPPGFERAWI